A single Deltaproteobacteria bacterium DNA region contains:
- the clpS gene encoding ATP-dependent Clp protease adapter ClpS: MSNHPDQESKYEPGFVLDGDPQLDEPKMYRVILHNDHYTTMEFVVAVLMKIFHKSAAEATKIMLDVHKKGKGLCGIYTCDIAMTKVAQVAKLAKEHEYPLKCSCEEA, translated from the coding sequence GTGAGCAATCATCCTGATCAAGAAAGCAAATATGAACCTGGTTTTGTCCTGGACGGTGATCCGCAGCTTGACGAGCCGAAAATGTACCGGGTGATCCTGCACAACGACCATTATACGACGATGGAGTTTGTCGTGGCCGTGCTCATGAAAATCTTTCATAAATCGGCGGCCGAGGCGACGAAGATCATGCTGGACGTCCATAAAAAAGGGAAGGGATTGTGTGGCATCTACACCTGCGATATCGCCATGACCAAGGTGGCGCAAGTTGCCAAGCTCGCGAAAGAACATGAATATCCGCTCAAGTGCAGTTGTGAAGAGGCGTAA
- the trxA gene encoding thioredoxin, translating to MEQEDIIIRCLNCDARNRIPQARMQERPVCGRCGANLDEMIIRCLSCGKKNRMPENRLSDRPLCGHCGLPLVNMGAQFTPVEISDGIFHREVLAHRGPVLVDCWAPWCGPCKQAAPIFDELASQYAGAVKIAKLNVDDNPLTASKYEIRNIPTMLFFKDGRLINRLVGLKPKEEIARYLHAMIDGQG from the coding sequence ATGGAGCAGGAAGACATCATCATCAGGTGCCTCAACTGTGACGCCAGGAATCGCATTCCTCAGGCGCGGATGCAGGAACGTCCAGTGTGCGGGCGCTGTGGCGCTAACCTGGATGAGATGATTATCCGGTGCCTGAGCTGCGGCAAGAAAAACCGCATGCCGGAGAACAGGCTTTCCGATCGTCCCTTATGCGGCCATTGCGGTTTACCGCTGGTCAACATGGGGGCGCAGTTTACGCCCGTAGAGATCAGCGACGGCATTTTCCACCGGGAGGTGCTGGCCCATCGTGGCCCTGTCCTGGTTGATTGCTGGGCGCCCTGGTGTGGTCCCTGCAAGCAGGCGGCCCCTATTTTCGACGAGTTGGCATCCCAATATGCAGGTGCCGTCAAGATCGCCAAGCTAAATGTGGATGACAATCCTTTAACGGCGTCAAAATACGAAATCCGCAATATTCCCACTATGTTGTTTTTCAAGGATGGCCGCCTGATCAACAGGCTGGTAGGATTAAAACCCAAAGAAGAGATAGCGAGGTACCTGCACGCCATGATTGATGGCCAAGGTTAA
- a CDS encoding diguanylate cyclase, which yields MKLPKLTINRKLLLSYLSMALLTVLSSAYAVVSLQNLNKLAHDITNQDYVILDNCKQMVDALLTQESTEKKALIFKDPSFATIFRTRSQEFKKGVENINKYHLADFNAKLARLSSLQEQYDTLFQRELALMQENRLDEALLLSEKEGKQFIDEMASSVRYIGKKAEQGIDSNVRLFKDESLQASRITIALSIISLIVGFTLAMLVTYNIARPLKKLEKATALIAEGRFDNDLNMNRGDAIGSLASAFIVMAERLKVLEASHRDASPLTGLPGNLAIEKHIEMRLAAKRPFSLCHLDLDNFKPFADNYGYAWGSEVIKEVGQIIMQQAKNTDGPDVFIGHIGGDDFVLITEPHPAEAMCQAILEEFDQRSLKFYTEEDREKGFLTGNDRSGIRRNFPLITMTIAIATDNGSRFQNPLEMSAMAANLKEYAKTLPGSNYVKQEDVEHLFNRGEKNG from the coding sequence ATGAAACTGCCCAAATTAACGATCAACAGGAAACTGCTTTTAAGTTATCTGAGCATGGCCTTGCTGACAGTGTTATCCAGCGCCTACGCGGTCGTTAGTTTGCAGAATCTCAACAAATTGGCCCATGACATCACTAACCAGGACTATGTCATACTGGATAACTGCAAGCAGATGGTGGACGCCCTGCTGACCCAGGAAAGCACAGAAAAAAAAGCCCTGATATTTAAAGATCCTTCTTTTGCAACAATATTCCGGACCAGAAGCCAGGAATTCAAAAAAGGCGTCGAGAATATCAATAAATATCATCTCGCCGATTTCAACGCCAAGCTGGCCCGGTTATCTTCCCTGCAGGAGCAGTACGATACGCTTTTTCAAAGGGAACTGGCCCTGATGCAGGAAAACCGCCTGGACGAGGCCCTGCTTCTCTCGGAAAAGGAAGGAAAGCAATTTATTGATGAGATGGCAAGCAGCGTGCGTTATATCGGGAAAAAGGCGGAGCAGGGTATAGACAGCAATGTCCGGTTGTTCAAGGATGAAAGCCTGCAGGCATCACGAATAACCATCGCCTTGAGTATTATCAGTCTGATTGTCGGCTTTACCCTGGCCATGCTCGTTACTTACAACATCGCCCGACCTCTCAAAAAATTGGAAAAGGCCACCGCACTAATTGCCGAAGGCAGGTTCGACAACGATCTCAACATGAACCGCGGAGACGCGATCGGCAGCCTGGCCAGCGCCTTCATCGTCATGGCCGAACGGCTCAAGGTACTGGAAGCATCCCACCGTGACGCGAGCCCTTTGACGGGGCTTCCCGGCAATCTGGCCATCGAAAAGCATATTGAAATGCGCCTGGCGGCAAAACGGCCCTTTTCTCTCTGCCATCTGGATCTGGACAACTTCAAGCCTTTCGCCGACAATTACGGCTACGCTTGGGGTAGTGAAGTCATTAAAGAGGTAGGGCAGATCATCATGCAACAAGCAAAAAACACTGATGGTCCAGATGTTTTTATCGGTCATATCGGCGGGGATGATTTTGTGCTCATCACGGAACCACATCCGGCCGAGGCAATGTGCCAGGCCATTCTGGAGGAGTTCGACCAACGCAGCTTAAAATTCTATACCGAGGAAGACCGGGAAAAGGGCTTTTTAACAGGCAATGACCGCAGCGGGATCAGGCGTAATTTCCCCCTCATCACAATGACCATCGCTATTGCCACCGACAATGGCAGCCGCTTCCAGAATCCCCTGGAAATGTCCGCCATGGCAGCAAATTTGAAAGAATATGCCAAAACCCTGCCGGGCAGCAACTACGTAAAACAGGAAGACGTGGAACACCTTTTCAACCGTGGGGAAAAAAATGGATAA
- a CDS encoding helix-hairpin-helix domain-containing protein, whose product MLKKASSILVKQVCLFLLMGLISVAFIPESGAAPTKAPAAATDMTKATPDIKPAAKSTPSVAAKPAPATKININTADKATLEKLSGIGPVKAQAIIDGRPYKTIEDVMRVSGIKGKTFEGIKDNITVK is encoded by the coding sequence ATGTTGAAAAAAGCAAGTAGTATCTTGGTGAAACAAGTTTGTTTATTTCTTTTGATGGGACTTATCAGCGTCGCATTTATTCCCGAGTCTGGTGCAGCTCCGACAAAAGCTCCGGCTGCTGCCACCGATATGACTAAAGCAACGCCGGATATAAAGCCCGCTGCCAAATCTACTCCTTCAGTTGCCGCAAAACCAGCGCCGGCAACGAAAATAAATATTAATACTGCGGACAAGGCAACGCTGGAAAAGCTTTCCGGAATCGGACCGGTCAAAGCCCAGGCGATTATTGATGGCAGGCCCTACAAGACCATTGAAGACGTGATGAGGGTCAGCGGCATCAAAGGCAAGACGTTTGAAGGCATCAAGGACAATATTACTGTAAAATAA
- a CDS encoding TMEM165/GDT1 family protein: protein MITAFFLATVAVVLAEMGDKTQLLAMAFASRFRWQTVLWAVLAATLVNHLLAVAVGNVITQFLPMVWIKLAAATSFIVFALWTIRGDTLDGEDQGQGRSPFWTIAIAFFIAEMGDKTQLMTIALAAEEAVKVGGTGWIAKARQIVPVWMGTTCGMMIADAFGICVGIVLNKHIPEKLVKWFAAACFAAFGLAGLYEALGQLLPPDAYHNLWLMLGNTFDKVYRLW, encoded by the coding sequence ATGATCACGGCATTTTTTTTGGCTACCGTAGCGGTGGTGCTGGCGGAAATGGGCGACAAGACTCAATTGCTGGCGATGGCCTTTGCCAGCCGCTTCCGTTGGCAAACTGTGCTCTGGGCGGTGTTGGCGGCGACGCTCGTCAATCATCTGCTGGCGGTGGCGGTGGGCAATGTCATCACGCAGTTTCTGCCCATGGTCTGGATAAAACTTGCCGCGGCAACGTCATTCATTGTTTTTGCCTTATGGACCATCCGCGGCGACACCCTGGATGGAGAAGACCAAGGCCAGGGACGCAGTCCATTCTGGACAATAGCGATCGCCTTTTTCATCGCGGAGATGGGCGACAAGACCCAACTGATGACGATTGCCCTGGCCGCTGAGGAGGCAGTCAAGGTCGGGGGGACCGGATGGATAGCCAAGGCCAGGCAGATTGTGCCGGTCTGGATGGGCACCACCTGCGGCATGATGATTGCCGACGCCTTCGGCATCTGTGTGGGCATTGTCCTTAATAAACATATCCCGGAAAAATTGGTCAAGTGGTTTGCCGCCGCTTGTTTCGCCGCCTTTGGTCTGGCAGGATTGTACGAAGCCCTGGGTCAGCTTCTACCGCCGGATGCGTATCATAACCTTTGGCTCATGCTGGGAAATACCTTTGACAAGGTTTATAGACTCTGGTAA